GTATTCCATTACAACTATGTGGTGGACAAAGTATGAAAATCTTGTTGCAGATTTGCAAGCGATTGCAATCAAAAGTATTAAGTGTGCAATTTATCATAATTTGAGCGCAGTTGCAGTACTTCTAGGCAAGTAAATGtgaactagtttttttttttttttNNNNNNNNNNNNNNNNNNNNNNNNNNNNNNNNNNNNNNNNNNNNNNNNNNNNNNNNNNNNNNNNNNNNNNNNNNNNNNNNNNNNNNNNNNNNNNNNNNNNNNNNNNNNNNNNNNNNNNNNNNNNNNNNNNNNNNNNNNNNNNNNNNNNNNNNNNNNNNNNNNNNNNNNNNttttttttttttttttttttttttttatatatagtaaatttagagttaattattttatttcaattatataatAGATTTATTTTAAGAAGATAAACAAACTTGAGTATCAAAAGCTACGAGGCTTAGTGTTTGTGAAGTAGCACAGAATTCTTAATGGTCGATTTGATAACAATGATGTAACCAATCTCATTATCCTCAACAATATTAATGATTGTTATGAATTGCTAGTGCAAAACGCGAATGAAAATCAAGTATTGGCAAATGATTTGGTCTTTGAGAGAAGATGACTTGACTTGGAAAGTTGGTGATGAAGTTAGGACCAGTAAATCAACAACACCTATTAGACATCAATTGAGGCTCACTATATTAGTGTCTAATAAAGATGAGGAGTTGCAGATGAAAGAACAAAAGTTTCAAGCGACGAACAATATAATATTGATACAGTAAAACTTTGAAGTGAAGATGAGGTATATTTGGCAGCATAATGTAAATTACTTTTAGAATTTGATTTTGAAAgggtgttattttaattaattttagaacTTTAACCGTTAGTTATAATTATTAAGTATGATTACtccttaatattttgttattttgagtatttatttattttttagagtgtgtttgaataaagaaatattttaagcatatgtaatattttagaaatttaaatcCTTCAAATAAATTaccttatttaaataataaatttggagaattttcaaaataaaaagattttatgaAGTATTTTGTAAAAAGCTAAATTTAGAGAAATTCAAATACCACGTAAAATCTAAGAATTTCAAATTCcctctttaattataataataaaatggtccctataatattttttaaatttacaattttaattttatatgtttcaaaatttacaattttaattttatgtttcaaaatttacatattagtccctaaattttttaaaatcttgtaAATTACTCccttaaaatttgtaaaaaagactttcaaaatttcaattttaatccaaatttaattaacatttacgccctagaaattttaaaatttataaaactagtccaattttaaaagaataatttctttatccaaacaataaaatttaaaaataaaaaaaattcaattgaaatatttgaattgtctataattttaatttgtctAGAATTTCTGATTATGTTTAGTTTGCAGACTGCTTTTAGTCTTCATAATGGTTACCCTGTTATTTGTTATATAGATAAAGCGATTTTAAGGTACGGCACACATCGCTGCTATTTGAAATATAtcacatatattaaatttttagattCGTTCATGGGTTACACTACTTCAATGAAAGGTTGTATGTACCTAATATTCCTGAACTGCAACAAGCCATTTTGTGAGATTATCATGTCACTCAAATTGTAGGTCATTTAGAACTTAAGTCAAAACTGCCCAAATAGTTGCTTCATTTTAGTGGTCAGGTCTATATACATGGATTCAAAACATTTTGTTGGCAAATGCAAAGaagttttttatttcataaaaatattagttgtattcatttcttaaaatttgtattcattttacttttatGAATAAAAACGTAAAAGACTTCGGAAATGTTTAGAACTATCCTCACAAACTCTCATGGCCACACTATCATCTTGGTCATTTGTGACCGACTAACAGAAATATGTCCAATTTTTTGGCTCTTTTCTCGGTTCTCTAAACCCAAAATCCACCAACTCCAACAGAAATTCCCTCTTCCTCGGCGCCTTACAAAAGAAAGTGTTCCGAGAGCAAGTAACCTACTCATCATATCAGCCATAATGGTCACACAAAGGTTGTTAATAGAAGTTTGGAAGCCTACTTGTGTTGTTTCATCGATGATCATCCGTGCCAATGGTACAAATTATTGCAGCTTGTGAAGTACTGGCATAACTATTTTTCACTCTACCCCCTAGCCTTATATGGTTGACCTTTACCAGCACTACCAATTTATGTTCACTGTGCACTCCACACCCTACAAAATAATGGCTGCTTTCATGGTAAATGAATATCTTTTTAGTTCTTTGAAGCATTTACAAAGaactaatttaaaatcaataaagataTATGAATTCAAAATCTCCACATTAATCAATATATCAATACAAAACTTTAACATGAGAAGAGAAACACAATGTTATAAGCGAACAATGTTGGTCTAGCATTTAACCGAGACTAATATGTACTAAAAAAACAGAGTCCAACACAAATAATCTGCAGATAGTTTAACTCATCTAAAACAAGAGGACAAACCATCCTTATTTCCTTTTATCTCTAGTGTGCCAGATCAACAACAATGAATAATAACTTATTTGTGTGCATGTTCGAATTGACGATGAGATTGGTAACATCACAGTAAAAAACTAAACTTTGTAGTTTCTACAAAATCAGTTCTACAAAATCAGTGTCGACGTGATTTTGCCAAACTCACCGCCCATCTAAAAATACACACTTAAGAAATCCAAAGCTTAATAACTTGACTCAGTATACCAGCAAAACTACACAAATATGAACCTATTTTGCCAATACATCTGTATCGCGAATAATCGTCATGGAAGGAAGAACAATTGCAGCTACTGGTTTATCTTGGTATCCACCACCTTCATCAATTATCAACCTATAGCCTTCAACATGGAGTTTTGCATGGTGACCACTAACAATGATGGTAGGACTTGCACTTAGTTCCTATAAGAAAAACAGTGAGCCAATATATATGAAGAAGCTACAAAAGCAACTGCGAAAAAATTTAACAATGTGCATGGCATACAAAGCTATGTAGCACCAACACCTCAAAACAAAGGAATGAAGACACCAACACATTTGGTTACAACTTACAAtcaatcacttttattttctcaattattaTTGGCGTCTCATGTCAACGTTTTATCTAGTGTCCATATCAATGCTTCATATATGCAAACATGTTGAGTAATATGAAAATAAGAAGCAAGCTGTCACCTCTGGAATATCCCAAACATTCTTTCTACCACTTAGAGGCTGCAACTTAGGTATCCGAGTATCTCGagctttcaaaattttcatctgCTCTTTGACATCTACCCCTTTCTCCAAACCAGCATGAACAGCAATCAACTTGCAGCATTTAACTCCATCATCAGTGTTCATTAAGACATCATCCTGGTAAAACATGACATCAGTTTGCAACCGAAACAAGAACTGTTATTCCAAGCAGCAACCATGTATAACTTGGAAATTCGTGACATCTGATATGACTAAAGAAACAAAGAGGTAATGAAAGTAAGAACCACCTCTTCATGGACCCACACCAAATCCGCAAGAAATTTCTTATGCTCATCAGGAACTGCCTTAACCAAATCTGCATGCAATGAATTGCTCCTCTAAGTACGGGAACTAACAAAAACCAATTTTTGTTGAACTTCAAAACTCAAGAGAGTGCCATTTATTCATAGCAGCAAAAATCCCTATACATTGTGTTTGAGTGGACGGCTTAGTTAAACACTTATATAAGTTGTTTctataatcaaattatataatacGATTAAactagtgttgtcaaatagcggtGCTATAGTACGGAATTTGATCAAATCACTATTGTTCTGCAAAACGCTATTTCGTACGAAGTGTTGTCAAACGATGGCTATAGTAGCACTATAACACTATAATGTATCAGAATTTGAACAATCCACGATTGACAACAATAAAGTAAACCATTTTCATTTAAGTtgtaagttgttttcataagttaTCATAAAATGTAAGCTAACAATAGTTTATTGACATATGGTCCAtttgcttttatttatttgaactcATCTACTAGCATAAACACCTGACTCTTTTGGAGAACTGAttaaaacaacttatgacatgttCATAAGCAATTTACAACTTATTTCCATGAGTTATCCAtaatagcttatgaaaacagctGATAACTCATATGAAAATAGTTTGCCTATATAGATATAATAATAGCTTATGTTATAAATACTTCATTAAATTGTTAATCCAACATTCCATATTCTAAGAAATTTTATAAGCTCTCACAAACACCTGGGGTCATAAGATAAATTTAACAACAGCATAGTTACCAGCGGAACCATGGGGAACTCCATATGAGTGAAAAGTAGGTCTAGCATCATAAATCGAACCCTGATACTCAGTACCCTTAGCAACATTAAACTTAGCCTTTATTGCACCACTCCATCTCCTACCTTGCAAATGCATCTTTTCATACCCATCACCTTTAAACCACCCTTCTCTCTCCTCACTATCTTCAAACTCCTTCCACCCCTCACTAAATTCGGACCCGTCAAGTGGCGGCGGAAGGAGGCGGAGGAAGGCAGCAAAAGCGAAGTCGTGATTACCGGAGAGGAAAACGTGCTTTTGATTAGGGTAGCGGGCGGGTAAGgtgattaggaaatcgattacttgGTTGGTTTGTGGGCCTCTGTCGCAGTAATCACCTAAGAAGATTATTGTGGCGGTTTGGAATTGGGATGGGTTTAGGGTGTTTTCGAGATTTGACCAGAGGTTTTGAAGTTTGGTTATGAAGCCGTGGATGTCGCCGATGCAGATTACCGTTTTTGGTTGAGGAGATTCTGACATTGTTGTTACTTCTTTGGTCGGTTTGTTTCGGTTTTGTCAGGCTCACTTTTAAAGGATTTGATTACTCCAGCCACatttaatcaatttatattaattaagaaaattctataaataaaaaataaaaaataaaaaatattatttttaaaataacgtcgacaacatattttttttaatttacattttttaattattttttatggattAAAATCTGCATCAGTATCACATAATTAAGttgatttatataaattttaatcataaaaaagaGTGTGTTATAATAACCCTTATATCATATGAATTGATCCTTGGAATCTCATATTGTACCAGATACCAGTATTGTGGTTATAGGTATCATCATCATTAAAAGGCATTAGAGGAGGAGGGGATCATACAATGTTCAATGCATGTTCTTTGATCCTCTCTAAAAGTAGGAGGGTGGATAATTTCCACTCTTGGGAGAATACAAGTTGATTTCTATCTCTCCATAAGCATCAACAACGACTATTAAGATAGTAAACCGATCTGATACAATCATTAGGCCTTTGCCAacttcagattttttttaacaaaggATTGGGATCGTGGTCAAGATGATCATTTAATATTAAAGCATAAgccaattttaactaaaattttccATCTTTACTGATATTCCAAACTGAGATGTCATTAGAATTTGTTATTAGACGGAAACATTCCAACAACTTTTTGACAAATATGTTGaatacaaaagactcaataatTTTCCACTAAAGGGTGAAAATTGTATCTGAATTCGAAATTGACCAATTTTAACATGTATATTAAGCTACATGTTGTCATTGCAGAGGTTGGAAATAATGCATGAATCAAATCCattaacaaattcaaatttgGTATATACGTATTTGTTCCAAATCGGACTAAGGCTCAATGGCAGCGGACGTTGGGCCTTAGCCCAACCCAATATAGGTAGAACTCAAGATGTGTTACATTTGTTGACACCGAATTTGAGCCTTGTCTATGAGGACAGTTGATCAATCAACTACTAGTTTTTTGCATTGTACTCCCCACAACAGAATAACCGTTGTCACGTCATTGACCTCCAAGGAATCTCTACAAAAGGGGTCATGTACCCAAAACACCATGTACACATCATTCACTACCTCTTCCTCCCCCAACTCCTTTTGACTTGGGCATTGGAATATTTGCAGATGCCCCCTTTGAGAGCTAAACAACCATCAACGTCTGTCCACTACCATCATCTCCAGACTTCAATCGTCTCCAGTAGTCTAGTACGAATCAATATTGAAATTAGAAATTAACAAAGGAAATGCAAAGTGTATTGCTTGAACATGATCATTACTTCGAACTAGTGTATTCTTGATTGTAAGttgtaacaacaaaaaaaactttgaaCCGTTCATGAATTCAATTGTCATATGGTGGTATGATTCAAATGCCTCGTAACTTGTTCAATAGTTCAATCAAACAATGGACCAAAGTGGGCGATGAACCTCAATGGAACTAATCTATCGCATaaccaaaattattttcttctatGCTTTCAACTATATGTTCTCAAGTCATCATTTTCGAACCATTGAGTTTTATAATCTTCATTCAACTCTTCTTTTGggattattgttattttttgaagTAAAAAAATTCTTCACTTTATATTGGCACAGGAATTGATGGACTATGGCATTTTTGGTTACCACCTTCATCTTCTTTGAGATTCCGACTATCAAATTGCCAAATAACTTGAACTTCCTACACCTTATAAAGCACATTTTACCGTGCTATAATCAAAACTAATTTACAACATTGGCTTTTACATAAATTGTTGCACATGACTGGTTTAGCATAGAGCAGAAAACAAGGGAATCCACAATAAGAATGCCACTCTTGCCAAAGAGAATAAACATTCTAAAACAACTCAAATTCCACTTGTTCTCCTGTTGTTGCACACTCTAAATATTTACCACCGCTGCCTTGGGACTGTGCGATCATGTCTGAAACTCCCAACTCAAATTCACAAAGGTCTGGAAGTTCTGGTGGGATAGCACAACGTATTAACGCCCAATTAAGGCCTTCAAAGAATGGATGTTGTTTAATCTCCGCAGCGCCTTTCAATGTACCCAAACGGTTTTCAGGCTCTTTAACTAACAATCCTTTAATTAGATCCCTCGCTTGGAAACTAACAAATGGGCTATCAGGGAATCTGAGATTTTGCAACACAACGTTGGCTAACGTTTCTTCATTGTTAGAACCTTTGAAGGGTGTTCTACCATATAAAAGCTCATAAAGGAAAACCCCAAATGTCCACCAATCAACAGCAGCTCCATGTCCCTCTCCTTTGATGATCTCAGGTGCTAGGTATTCATGAGTACCAACAAACGAATTTGATCTTGCATCGGTTGGCTCTGCCACAAGCTGTGGCAATGATCTGATATGAGCAGCAAGATCGGCTTTTTGTTTCCTTGCTTTTGCTGAAGGAGGTAAGAATCTAGGACTGAAGCATGGAACTTGACAAGATGGTTCAATACAGAATGGCTCGATGCAATTTGACTGTGCAGAAACCTTGGCAGGATCTATATCAGACGATGATTTTAGAAGTGTTGGGTTAACGTCGCACCTGAGTGACAGGTCAAAATCTGTGAGCATAATGTGACCGTCTTCTCGAACAAGAATGTTTTCTGGTTTCAAATCACGGTAAACAACTCCAAGCATGTGCAAATACTCCAACGCAAGAAGGACTTCGGCGACGTAAAACCTGCATATACAAAGATTCTCGTGAATACAAAATAACTTCTAATGTGTTTTCATTTAGCAACAAAATTTGGGTTACACTAACAAAAAATTGCAGTTCAAAAGGATCATTCACTTACATTTGCTAGGGAAGCATTTTGCAAACTGACAGCTACTTACAGTGAACAAGTAATATGATGTATTCATTAAAACATTCCATGCACGTACAGTGGTAATTATTAATCAAGAGATGGCGCACCAGTGGAATGCACATAAAGTCCATAAAATTGTATTCAtagatttttcttaaaaaaaactaaaatattttattttatttttttaatttgcttAATCTTGATCATGAAAGAGAGGGAGCAATAGTTTATTTTCACAGACAAAAAAGTAGACATTGAATTAGATATATACAGTAGaaagataaacaaaaattacttCTCCTTGGAAATTTCCAAAATCATAAGATAATGATTAGACACTACTTGGAAAACCGGTCATAATTAAGATTAACCTTGCGCTCCGATATTAGACCACTTTGCTGTCTTCATTGCAATAGAACCTATGTTCTCAATTTGGAAAGGGGCACAGAACAGCCAGTCCTCTTCTCAACTGTGCTGATTAGAGGGGGTAGGTTTCGTCTCACATACCTAGAGATATAGCCCTTTAGTGGGGATCTTAGATCCATTGTTGAGCAACACGTTATTGCACACCAAAAGCATGGTTGTCCCATAACCCATTGGTCCCCAAGTTTATATACAAACCATACTCAAAGCTTCTGTTTGAGAAATAAGCTAAACTCATACCTTAAATATTTAGCCCAGTTATTTAGCCCCCTAGTAGCAAGATTATATCATTTAACTGTTTCTGGtcaatcttttatttttggAGAGAGAAATATCTACCCAGGAAGAGTGAGTGGATACTTAACAAAAAAtcatgaatcaaaattaaattgtgcTAGGTTGAGGGGAAGATTAAAGACTTATTCAACCTATACAAGGTGCAACAATGCACAAGCATGCACACAAAGGGCATATATGCAACATTTTATAACTCGGAAACATATTTTATCGAGTGCAGCAATGCAACAACATATGTTAAAACCAATCAACATATCAAAACTCAAGCATATATCAGCACAGCAACTATGtaaatcaaacatatcttttaagaaattaaaCCTTTTATAACATACCTACAAAATTAGAAGGCAGTAGATTGCCTATGATATAAATTATGGccaaaaggaaaataaaatccTAATATATTAGTTCTTAGTTTTTTACCTAGCTGCTGGCTCTGAAAAACATCGGCCAAGCTGTTTCTGACGTAGAACATGAAGATCTCCTCCTGGACAATACTCCATGACTAGACATGACAGGTTTTCTGATGTAAACTGTGCAAAGAGTGTTGGAAGAAAAGGATGATCCAGCATTCGTAATATTTCCCTTTCAGTTTGAGCCCTAGGCATCTTTTTCCTTCTTGCCAAAAAGTCGTTGTCCATTACTTTAATAGCAAACAAACAATTTTGACCAATTAGTTCAGAAAGATATACAGTACCAATGTCTCCACAACCAAGTTTCTTCAAAAGATTGAAGTGTCTCAAGCCCAAGACTCCATGCTGCATTTGAGCATCTCGTATGGCTTGCCATCTAAAATCCTTTGACATGTGAGGCCTATTGCCACAACTAGAACCGCTGACATTACTCTCGTCGCTGGTACTTGTACTACTACTGTAGTCACCTTGGCTACTCTTTGAACTTTGTGAAAATTCAAGCTGCTCTTTCAATCGGGTATTCTTTTTCACTTTTGTTACTTCTCTGCCGCTGTTACAACCCGTAGATTCTGACCCAGAGATCACACTCTTCAAGTTTATTCCATCTGCAGGGCTGATAGAGCCCGATGTTATAATACCTTTGCTGTTTTCTGTATTTGTATTTTCTATTGCACACCAACATCTCTCGCAAACAAGTGGAGTAGTAGCAGGAACTGGCTTGATATTTGCTTCATTGGATGGGGAAACAGAACCCTGCTTTAGTTTCTTCTTACCCACGTTCTTGTTTTTTATGACCGATTTTACTGTTCGGGTGCTATTGCGTGAAATTTTGCACACTCTATTGCCATGTACTGAAGTAGATGAGGAAGATATTGCTTCTAACATACCTTTCCGCACATTCTTTGATATAGATGCTTTATTTCCTAATTTTTTAAGGGAAGAATCCTTTTCAGGCAACTCTACTGTACTTCCATTGGTGTTACaactagatgaagaagaagcatacatttgtttttctatttgaGTGGGTTCTGATGGTTGAGATGATACCCCATCTTTAGTC
The genomic region above belongs to Cicer arietinum cultivar CDC Frontier isolate Library 1 chromosome 4, Cicar.CDCFrontier_v2.0, whole genome shotgun sequence and contains:
- the LOC101488415 gene encoding tyrosine-protein phosphatase RLPH2-like; translated protein: MSESPQPKTVICIGDIHGFITKLQNLWSNLENTLNPSQFQTATIIFLGDYCDRGPQTNQVIDFLITLPARYPNQKHVFLSGNHDFAFAAFLRLLPPPLDGSEFSEGWKEFEDSEEREGWFKGDGYEKMHLQGRRWSGAIKAKFNVAKGTEYQGSIYDARPTFHSYGVPHGSADLVKAVPDEHKKFLADLVWVHEEDDVLMNTDDGVKCCKLIAVHAGLEKGVDVKEQMKILKARDTRIPKLQPLSGRKNVWDIPEELSASPTIIVSGHHAKLHVEGYRLIIDEGGGYQDKPVAAIVLPSMTIIRDTDVLAK
- the LOC101488748 gene encoding serine/threonine-protein kinase KIPK2, with product MGSFSGTCEIVEAREDLNTVKDAGVYPSSSGYSVAKKNLDDDINKLFESISLKSSSRDLSFLPDGTSPKMKSALKKPIKMGVPRSPRVGTSEPVTLKQALRDLCISKASEMAAMRRLSKSAASPRISEVGKIQTLYNSVVADARRSGPSNVESKGSSTEISLVLEESNSLVLNKELYQSHQTSNSSSSSQNFHSSKIAVATTQNDTRASLIQSDLECSLTKDGVSSQPSEPTQIEKQMYASSSSSCNTNGSTVELPEKDSSLKKLGNKASISKNVRKGMLEAISSSSTSVHGNRVCKISRNSTRTVKSVIKNKNVGKKKLKQGSVSPSNEANIKPVPATTPLVCERCWCAIENTNTENSKGIITSGSISPADGINLKSVISGSESTGCNSGREVTKVKKNTRLKEQLEFSQSSKSSQGDYSSSTSTSDESNVSGSSCGNRPHMSKDFRWQAIRDAQMQHGVLGLRHFNLLKKLGCGDIGTVYLSELIGQNCLFAIKVMDNDFLARRKKMPRAQTEREILRMLDHPFLPTLFAQFTSENLSCLVMEYCPGGDLHVLRQKQLGRCFSEPAARFYVAEVLLALEYLHMLGVVYRDLKPENILVREDGHIMLTDFDLSLRCDVNPTLLKSSSDIDPAKVSAQSNCIEPFCIEPSCQVPCFSPRFLPPSAKARKQKADLAAHIRSLPQLVAEPTDARSNSFVGTHEYLAPEIIKGEGHGAAVDWWTFGVFLYELLYGRTPFKGSNNEETLANVVLQNLRFPDSPFVSFQARDLIKGLLVKEPENRLGTLKGAAEIKQHPFFEGLNWALIRCAIPPELPDLCEFELGVSDMIAQSQGSGGKYLECATTGEQVEFELF